One window from the genome of Jiangella alba encodes:
- a CDS encoding DUF302 domain-containing protein: protein MTTHTLGVTVGLPYDDAVGATRAALADAGFGVLTEIDVRATLKAKLDVDVPDEVILGACRPELAHRAMTADPSVATLLPCNVVVRAVAPGRTVVETVDPAALLGVTGRDELAEVADEARRRLTEALSRLTTRRG from the coding sequence GTGACGACCCACACCCTGGGCGTCACCGTCGGCCTCCCCTACGACGACGCGGTCGGCGCCACGCGCGCGGCGCTGGCCGACGCCGGGTTCGGGGTGCTCACCGAGATCGACGTGCGCGCCACCCTGAAGGCCAAGCTGGACGTCGACGTGCCGGACGAGGTCATCCTCGGCGCCTGCCGGCCGGAGCTGGCGCACCGGGCCATGACCGCCGACCCGTCGGTCGCCACGCTGCTGCCGTGCAACGTGGTGGTCCGCGCGGTGGCGCCGGGCCGCACCGTCGTCGAGACCGTCGACCCCGCCGCCCTGCTCGGCGTCACCGGCCGCGACGAGCTCGCCGAGGTGGCCGACGAGGCCCGCCGGCGCCTCACCGAGGCGCTGTCCCGGCTCACCACGCGGAGAGGCTGA
- a CDS encoding PIG-L deacetylase family protein, translated as MGHHARPVPAARRMLVVCAHPYDATFALGGVIGAFADAGTSVRVLCLTHGRRRDPTPRRRVDRARDLGRAVRRLGAEDAVLLDHAPGTLAAATIDELAAEIRSAAVAADALLVVDATGPGAHPDHVRTMRAAYRAAAATGTVLYAWTLRPAELRTTHQVLVIDADRARQRAAIACHTGLPENDPLRSRWMRHQDPAERLVVLRDERTLAPVDRPPERSPS; from the coding sequence ATGGGCCACCACGCGAGACCAGTGCCGGCGGCGCGACGGATGCTCGTCGTCTGCGCCCACCCCTACGACGCGACGTTCGCGCTCGGCGGCGTGATCGGCGCCTTCGCCGACGCCGGGACCTCGGTGCGCGTCCTGTGCCTGACGCACGGACGGCGGCGGGACCCGACGCCGCGCCGGCGGGTCGACCGCGCCCGCGACCTCGGCCGCGCCGTGCGGCGGCTCGGCGCCGAGGACGCCGTCCTGCTGGACCACGCCCCCGGCACGCTCGCCGCCGCGACCATCGACGAGCTGGCGGCCGAGATCCGGTCGGCCGCGGTCGCCGCCGACGCGCTGCTCGTCGTCGACGCCACCGGCCCCGGAGCCCACCCCGACCACGTGCGGACGATGCGCGCGGCCTACCGCGCGGCCGCCGCCACCGGCACCGTCCTCTACGCCTGGACGCTGCGCCCGGCCGAGCTGCGGACCACGCACCAGGTGCTGGTGATCGACGCCGACCGGGCCCGGCAGCGCGCGGCCATCGCCTGCCACACCGGCCTGCCCGAGAACGACCCGCTGCGCAGCCGGTGGATGCGCCACCAGGACCCGGCCGAACGGCTGGTCGTGCTGCGCGACGAGCGGACCCTCGCCCCCGTCGACCGGCCGCCGGAACGGAGCCCGTCATGA
- a CDS encoding pyridoxamine 5'-phosphate oxidase family protein translates to MNAPATSLDARFSAPGAAPASWDDTVRVIEAAELFWITTVRAGGRPHVTPLVAVWLDGALHFCTGAAEQKAVNLRANPQVTLITGRNDWDRGLDVVVEGDAVRVTDDATLHRLAAAWRAKWDGSWRFEVRDGAFHHDDGGEALVFAVAPVKVLAFGKGDTFSHTRHRF, encoded by the coding sequence ATGAACGCACCGGCCACCTCACTCGACGCCCGGTTCAGCGCGCCGGGCGCCGCGCCGGCCTCGTGGGACGACACGGTGCGCGTGATCGAGGCCGCCGAGCTGTTCTGGATCACCACGGTCCGGGCCGGCGGACGGCCGCACGTCACCCCGCTCGTGGCGGTCTGGCTCGACGGCGCCCTCCACTTCTGCACCGGCGCCGCCGAGCAGAAGGCCGTCAACCTGCGGGCGAACCCGCAGGTCACCCTCATTACCGGGCGCAACGACTGGGACCGCGGCCTGGACGTCGTCGTCGAGGGCGACGCCGTTCGGGTCACCGACGACGCCACGCTGCACCGGCTGGCCGCCGCGTGGCGCGCGAAGTGGGACGGGTCCTGGCGGTTCGAGGTGCGCGACGGCGCCTTCCACCACGACGACGGCGGCGAAGCGCTGGTGTTCGCCGTCGCCCCGGTGAAGGTGCTCGCCTTCGGCAAGGGCGACACGTTCTCGCACACCCGACACCGCTTCTGA
- a CDS encoding metal-sensitive transcriptional regulator: protein MQLEPDTTTPIIHRARRAHGHLARVITMLENGDDCEDVLTQLAAVIKALDRTGFAIVATGLQQCLSSGQDTDSVDVKKMEKLFLTLA from the coding sequence ATGCAGCTCGAGCCCGACACCACCACGCCGATCATCCACCGCGCCAGGCGCGCGCACGGCCACCTCGCCCGCGTCATCACGATGCTCGAGAACGGCGACGACTGCGAGGACGTGCTGACGCAGCTCGCCGCCGTGATCAAGGCGCTGGACCGCACCGGCTTCGCCATCGTCGCCACCGGGCTGCAGCAGTGCCTCAGCTCCGGCCAGGACACCGACAGCGTCGACGTCAAGAAGATGGAGAAGCTCTTCCTCACGCTCGCCTGA
- a CDS encoding universal stress protein translates to MTNAVVVGVDGSPDSGHALSWAAAEAHRRGSVLYVVFGLWTPLAALPFGGAAVRLPPDELRLYSTRVLDRAKELVREQHPGVEVSTVLVVRPPVQALLDISHDAALVVVGTRGLGAFGGLLLGSVSARVAARATAPAVVVPEPAGPGDGTIVAGVDGSPHGDAALRFALTEADRRAVPVAAVTAYEPDPLMLPVLDPAAVDRAAAIERRGAEQLASDAVGRARAATGAAAPVTVRVQAGRAAEVLTDAGRDAGLIVVGSRGRGEVRGLLLGSTSQGVLHHAGRPVAVLHAPPD, encoded by the coding sequence ATGACCAACGCCGTCGTCGTCGGCGTCGACGGATCGCCCGACAGCGGCCACGCCCTCTCCTGGGCGGCCGCGGAGGCGCACCGGCGCGGCAGCGTGCTGTACGTCGTCTTCGGGCTCTGGACGCCGCTGGCCGCGCTCCCGTTCGGCGGCGCGGCGGTGCGGCTGCCGCCCGACGAGCTGCGGCTGTACTCCACCCGCGTCCTGGACCGCGCGAAGGAGCTCGTGCGGGAGCAGCACCCCGGCGTGGAGGTGAGCACGGTGCTCGTCGTGCGCCCGCCGGTGCAGGCGCTGCTCGACATCTCCCACGACGCCGCACTGGTGGTCGTGGGGACGCGCGGGCTCGGCGCGTTCGGCGGGCTGCTGCTCGGCTCGGTGAGCGCCCGGGTGGCCGCCCGAGCCACCGCGCCCGCCGTCGTGGTGCCGGAGCCGGCCGGACCGGGCGACGGCACGATCGTCGCCGGGGTCGACGGCTCGCCGCACGGCGACGCCGCGCTGCGGTTCGCGCTGACCGAGGCGGACCGCCGGGCCGTGCCCGTCGCGGCCGTGACCGCCTACGAGCCGGACCCGCTCATGCTGCCCGTCCTCGACCCCGCGGCCGTGGACCGCGCCGCCGCGATCGAACGGCGCGGCGCCGAGCAGCTGGCGTCCGACGCGGTCGGCCGGGCCAGGGCGGCCACCGGCGCCGCCGCACCCGTCACCGTCCGCGTCCAGGCCGGACGCGCGGCCGAGGTCCTCACCGACGCCGGACGCGACGCCGGCCTGATCGTCGTCGGGTCGCGCGGCCGCGGCGAGGTGCGCGGGCTGCTGCTCGGCTCCACCAGCCAGGGCGTCCTGCACCACGCGGGCCGGCCGGTCGCCGTCCTGCACGCGCCGCCGGACTGA
- a CDS encoding DUF4118 domain-containing protein: protein MDASPSRSAAVVMAVALLGPLVACAALTAVRDDVANANAALGLVLIVVGVAATGRRVAGVVAALSSAVWFDFFLTQPYQTFTIDDRDDIETAALLTVVGLAVTEIALWGRRQQARSSERRGYLDGIVSAARIVASGDDVPDELIRRVERQIIDVLDLDGCRYERGAGRQHAELHSDGTVTRRGRPVNVDRDGLPTDDEIELAVEFGGTRRGRFLLTAATAIRRPSLEQRLVAVTLAEQVGAALAAGAGREREPPHADR, encoded by the coding sequence GTGGACGCGTCGCCGAGCCGCTCCGCCGCCGTGGTGATGGCCGTGGCCCTGCTGGGGCCGCTGGTGGCGTGCGCCGCGCTCACCGCGGTCCGCGACGACGTCGCGAACGCCAACGCCGCCCTCGGCCTGGTGCTCATCGTGGTCGGCGTCGCCGCCACCGGCCGGCGCGTGGCCGGAGTCGTCGCGGCGCTGTCGAGTGCCGTGTGGTTCGACTTCTTCCTCACGCAGCCGTACCAGACCTTCACCATCGACGATCGCGACGACATCGAGACCGCCGCCCTGCTGACGGTGGTGGGGCTGGCGGTCACCGAGATCGCGCTGTGGGGACGACGGCAGCAGGCGCGCTCCAGCGAGCGGCGGGGCTACCTCGACGGCATCGTCTCCGCGGCCCGGATCGTCGCGTCCGGCGACGACGTGCCGGACGAGCTGATCCGCCGGGTCGAACGGCAGATCATCGACGTGCTCGACCTCGACGGCTGCCGCTACGAGCGCGGCGCCGGCCGGCAGCACGCCGAACTGCACAGCGACGGCACCGTGACCCGCCGCGGCCGTCCGGTGAACGTGGACCGCGACGGGCTGCCGACCGACGACGAGATCGAGCTGGCGGTCGAGTTCGGCGGCACGAGACGCGGCCGGTTCCTGCTCACCGCCGCCACCGCGATCCGGCGGCCGTCGCTGGAGCAACGCCTCGTCGCCGTCACCCTCGCCGAGCAGGTCGGCGCCGCCCTCGCCGCCGGGGCCGGACGGGAGCGGGAACCGCCGCACGCCGACCGGTGA
- the trxA gene encoding thioredoxin → MTTTTLTGQTFAQTVEDNEIVLVDFWAAWCGPCRMFAPVYEQAAEQHPDIVFGKVDTEAERELAASAQITSIPTLMAFKKGHLVFSQPGALPAAALQQVIDAVVDLDVDAALAAAQDAQQ, encoded by the coding sequence ATGACCACCACCACGCTGACCGGCCAGACCTTCGCGCAGACCGTGGAGGACAACGAGATCGTGCTGGTCGACTTCTGGGCCGCCTGGTGCGGCCCCTGCCGCATGTTCGCGCCCGTCTACGAGCAGGCCGCCGAGCAGCACCCCGACATCGTCTTCGGCAAGGTCGACACCGAGGCCGAGCGCGAGCTCGCCGCGTCGGCGCAGATCACGTCCATCCCCACCCTGATGGCCTTCAAGAAGGGCCACCTCGTCTTCTCCCAGCCCGGCGCCCTGCCCGCGGCCGCCCTGCAGCAGGTCATCGACGCCGTCGTCGACCTCGACGTCGACGCCGCCCTGGCCGCCGCCCAGGACGCGCAGCAGTGA
- a CDS encoding carboxymuconolactone decarboxylase family protein → MTVTTPGHGQAVLDDLSPLHRQLRRAVPDVYKGFRELHHAAFQDGALDTKTKELIALAIGVVEGCDGCIASHAQAAARAGATRQEAAEAIGVTFLMNGGPATIYGPRAYDAFCEFEAAEPAA, encoded by the coding sequence ATGACCGTCACCACCCCCGGCCACGGCCAGGCCGTGCTCGACGACCTCTCGCCGCTGCACCGCCAGCTGCGCCGAGCCGTTCCCGACGTCTACAAGGGCTTCCGCGAGCTCCACCACGCCGCGTTCCAGGACGGCGCCCTGGACACGAAGACGAAGGAGCTCATCGCGCTCGCCATCGGCGTCGTCGAGGGCTGCGACGGCTGCATCGCCTCGCACGCCCAGGCCGCGGCCCGGGCCGGCGCGACCCGGCAGGAAGCCGCGGAAGCCATCGGCGTCACGTTCCTCATGAACGGCGGGCCGGCCACCATCTACGGTCCCCGTGCCTACGACGCGTTCTGCGAGTTCGAGGCCGCCGAGCCGGCCGCCTGA
- a CDS encoding TIGR03557 family F420-dependent LLM class oxidoreductase, with product MVKFAWLCSHESYQPEELVEQAVLAEQAGFDTVLGSDHFHPWVDDTSAAGFVWSWLGTVAARTERVELGTSVTCPLFHYHPGVVAQASATVQRLSGGRLLLGVGSGEAINETPLGWEFPGYGERMGRMREALEIIRRLHGGEKLDFAGDYYTTTTAKLYSPPTSPVPTLLAAGGPKSAAFAGAHADGLITSVKNPQDTITKVIEPFRAAAAERGNANPRILATRWTVLAGDDDEAWRALGPMRGLRAPGRLEVADPAVLRERADAMDRGEVLGSYTVVPDADALVEAYRPLVEQIDAEWVSIQVASNDPVGTIKLIGENVLPRLRELAA from the coding sequence ATGGTCAAGTTCGCCTGGTTGTGCAGTCACGAGTCCTACCAGCCGGAGGAACTGGTCGAGCAGGCCGTCCTGGCCGAGCAGGCCGGGTTCGACACCGTCCTGGGATCGGACCACTTCCACCCGTGGGTCGACGACACGTCGGCCGCGGGGTTCGTGTGGAGCTGGCTGGGCACGGTGGCGGCCCGCACCGAGCGGGTCGAGCTCGGCACGTCCGTCACCTGCCCGCTGTTCCACTACCACCCGGGGGTGGTCGCGCAGGCCTCGGCCACCGTGCAGCGGCTCTCCGGCGGACGCCTGCTGCTGGGCGTCGGCAGCGGTGAGGCCATCAACGAGACGCCGCTGGGCTGGGAGTTCCCCGGCTACGGCGAGCGGATGGGCCGGATGCGCGAGGCGCTGGAGATCATCCGGCGGTTGCACGGCGGCGAGAAGCTGGACTTCGCCGGCGACTACTACACGACCACCACCGCCAAGCTCTACAGCCCGCCGACGTCCCCGGTGCCGACGCTGCTCGCGGCCGGTGGGCCGAAGTCGGCCGCGTTCGCCGGCGCCCACGCCGACGGCCTCATCACCAGCGTCAAGAACCCGCAGGACACCATCACCAAGGTCATCGAGCCGTTCCGGGCCGCGGCCGCCGAACGCGGCAACGCCAACCCGCGGATCCTCGCGACCCGGTGGACCGTCCTCGCCGGCGACGACGACGAGGCCTGGCGCGCGCTCGGCCCGATGCGCGGCTTGCGGGCGCCCGGCCGGCTGGAGGTGGCCGACCCGGCCGTGCTGCGCGAGCGGGCCGACGCGATGGACCGCGGCGAGGTGCTCGGCAGCTACACGGTCGTCCCCGACGCCGACGCGCTGGTCGAGGCGTACCGGCCGCTGGTCGAGCAGATCGACGCGGAGTGGGTGTCGATCCAGGTGGCCAGCAACGACCCGGTCGGCACCATCAAGCTCATCGGCGAGAACGTGCTGCCGCGGCTGCGCGAACTGGCGGCCTGA
- a CDS encoding aldehyde dehydrogenase family protein gives MKQLRPFVGGDWADGDHSAVARDTYTREPVAEVHAPGREQVAAAVRAVAAAQAGPSLSPYDRYRILARAAELVLERAGELVESIVTDTGFTTVDARREVERTAQTLLLSGEEAKRLRGEVVPIDADPGRPARVAFTVRRPVGVVCAITPFNSPLNTVAHKIAPALAAGNGVVLKPAEATPLTADLLLRVLLDAGLPPGLISVLYGDGSTVGQWLLEDDVPAYYAFTGSTAVGEHIQRTIGVRRAQLELGSLASTIVCEDADLARAAQLCVNAAFRKAGQVCTSVQRLYVHEAVAADFTAALLAALDGRPVGDPRQPGTFIGPLIDEQAAERVESWVTAAAGDGAEVVTGGTRSGAVVQPTVLTGVAPDMNVMCREIFGPVVSIRPFADVDKAIDEANDTPYGLAAGLFTSDIGRALHVAGRLRVGTVHVNETSSARVDLMPFGGVKASGFGHEGPAYAIRDMTEETLLTLGP, from the coding sequence ATGAAGCAACTGCGCCCGTTCGTCGGCGGCGACTGGGCCGACGGCGACCACAGCGCCGTCGCCCGCGACACGTACACGCGCGAGCCGGTGGCCGAGGTGCACGCGCCCGGCCGCGAGCAGGTCGCGGCGGCCGTCCGGGCCGTCGCGGCCGCGCAGGCCGGGCCGTCGCTGTCGCCCTACGACCGCTACCGCATCCTCGCCCGCGCCGCCGAACTGGTGCTGGAACGGGCCGGCGAGCTGGTCGAGTCGATCGTCACCGACACCGGCTTCACCACGGTCGACGCCCGGCGCGAGGTCGAGCGCACGGCGCAGACCCTGCTGTTGTCGGGGGAGGAGGCCAAGCGGCTGCGCGGCGAGGTGGTGCCCATCGACGCCGACCCCGGCCGGCCCGCGCGGGTCGCGTTCACGGTGCGCCGCCCGGTCGGCGTCGTGTGCGCCATCACCCCGTTCAACTCGCCGCTCAACACCGTCGCGCACAAGATCGCGCCGGCGCTGGCGGCCGGGAACGGCGTCGTGCTGAAACCGGCCGAGGCGACGCCGCTCACCGCCGACCTGCTGCTGCGGGTGCTGCTCGACGCGGGGCTGCCGCCGGGCCTGATCAGCGTGCTGTACGGCGACGGCTCGACCGTGGGCCAGTGGCTGCTCGAGGACGACGTGCCGGCGTACTACGCGTTCACCGGCAGCACGGCGGTCGGCGAGCACATCCAGCGCACCATCGGCGTGCGCCGGGCCCAGCTCGAACTGGGCAGCCTGGCCAGCACCATCGTCTGCGAGGACGCCGACCTCGCGCGGGCGGCGCAGCTGTGCGTCAACGCCGCCTTCCGCAAGGCCGGCCAGGTCTGCACGTCGGTGCAGCGGCTCTACGTGCACGAGGCCGTCGCCGCCGACTTCACCGCGGCGCTGCTGGCCGCGCTGGACGGGCGGCCGGTCGGCGACCCGCGGCAGCCGGGCACGTTCATCGGCCCGCTCATCGACGAGCAGGCGGCGGAACGGGTCGAGAGCTGGGTGACGGCCGCGGCCGGCGACGGCGCCGAGGTCGTGACCGGCGGCACCCGCAGCGGCGCCGTCGTCCAGCCGACCGTGCTCACCGGCGTCGCGCCGGACATGAACGTCATGTGCCGCGAGATCTTCGGGCCGGTGGTGTCGATCCGGCCGTTCGCCGACGTCGACAAGGCGATCGACGAGGCCAACGACACCCCGTACGGCCTCGCGGCCGGCCTGTTCACGTCCGACATCGGGCGGGCGCTGCACGTCGCCGGCCGGCTGCGGGTCGGCACCGTGCACGTCAACGAGACCTCCAGCGCCCGCGTCGACCTCATGCCGTTCGGCGGCGTCAAGGCCAGCGGCTTCGGCCACGAAGGGCCGGCGTACGCCATCCGCGACATGACCGAGGAGACGTTGCTGACGCTCGGCCCGTGA
- a CDS encoding thiamine pyrophosphate-binding protein — translation MTTEAASTADVMAAYLAEAGTEAIFAYPGDPIIEFMERSRVRGIDVVLARREGTAGFMAEAYGMVTGRPGVCLSTLGPGSTALVNGVAAATLDRVPMLAVSGQIESAREPFFTHQVVDHQALFGPVTKWAGRMDAGAVATVMRKALRTATAERPGAVHLTVGSDTFKATARDAEVAVPPFGPARGGAGVSGPDPARVLAAARRPVLLAGIGAARCEATEQLLRLAETAGMPVVVAPMAKGVVPEDSPMFAGVLDMACNQVVWDFLGSADLIVAAGFDPVELIKPWRLTTPVLHVDTTPNTDQIYAAATEVVGDIAAGLDLLADGWTGEPRWTEREVKEQRTRLRDAYYDGRVDGRLNPTDVVDVVAGRLAGTAIVTSDVGSHKLLVGQGWPATRPRSVLMTNGLSAMGFGVPAAIAAKLLRPDRPVAALVGDGGFAMVATEMRLAAALGLPIVVVVFVDGSLNRIELKQMAVSYPSVATRIEDTDLVRLAEAMGCDGVRVESRAQLDRALEGAAGLTRPLVVEARIDPAQYASQF, via the coding sequence ATGACGACCGAGGCGGCGAGCACCGCGGACGTGATGGCGGCCTACCTCGCCGAGGCCGGCACCGAGGCGATCTTCGCCTATCCCGGTGATCCGATCATCGAGTTCATGGAGCGCTCGCGGGTGCGCGGCATCGACGTCGTGCTGGCGCGGCGCGAGGGCACCGCGGGGTTCATGGCCGAGGCGTACGGCATGGTCACGGGCCGGCCCGGCGTCTGCCTGTCGACGCTGGGCCCGGGCTCCACCGCGCTGGTCAACGGCGTCGCGGCGGCCACCCTGGACCGCGTGCCGATGCTCGCGGTGTCGGGCCAGATCGAGTCGGCCCGGGAGCCGTTCTTCACCCACCAGGTGGTCGATCACCAGGCGCTGTTCGGGCCGGTCACCAAGTGGGCCGGTCGCATGGACGCCGGCGCCGTGGCCACCGTCATGCGCAAGGCGCTGCGCACGGCGACCGCCGAGCGGCCCGGCGCCGTGCACCTGACCGTCGGCTCGGACACGTTCAAGGCCACCGCGCGCGACGCCGAGGTGGCGGTGCCGCCGTTCGGCCCGGCCCGCGGGGGAGCCGGGGTGAGCGGTCCGGACCCGGCCCGGGTGCTCGCCGCTGCGCGGCGCCCGGTGCTGCTGGCCGGCATCGGCGCCGCGCGCTGCGAGGCCACGGAGCAGCTGCTCCGGCTGGCCGAGACCGCCGGGATGCCGGTGGTCGTGGCGCCGATGGCCAAGGGCGTCGTGCCGGAGGACTCGCCGATGTTCGCCGGCGTGCTGGACATGGCCTGCAACCAGGTGGTCTGGGACTTCCTCGGGTCGGCCGACCTGATCGTGGCGGCCGGGTTCGACCCGGTCGAGCTGATCAAGCCGTGGCGGCTGACCACCCCGGTGCTGCACGTCGACACCACGCCGAACACCGACCAGATCTACGCCGCCGCCACCGAGGTGGTCGGCGACATCGCGGCCGGGCTGGACCTGCTGGCCGACGGCTGGACCGGCGAGCCGCGGTGGACCGAGCGCGAGGTCAAGGAGCAGCGGACCCGGCTGCGCGACGCCTACTACGACGGGCGGGTGGACGGCCGGCTGAACCCGACCGACGTGGTCGACGTCGTGGCCGGGCGGCTGGCCGGCACGGCGATCGTCACCTCCGACGTCGGATCGCACAAGCTGCTGGTGGGGCAGGGGTGGCCGGCCACCCGGCCGCGCAGCGTGCTCATGACCAACGGTCTCTCGGCGATGGGCTTCGGCGTGCCGGCCGCCATCGCCGCGAAGCTGCTGCGCCCGGACCGGCCGGTGGCGGCGCTCGTCGGCGACGGCGGCTTCGCCATGGTCGCGACGGAGATGCGGCTGGCGGCGGCACTGGGGCTGCCGATCGTCGTGGTGGTGTTCGTCGACGGCAGCCTCAACCGCATCGAGCTCAAGCAGATGGCGGTCAGCTACCCCAGCGTCGCCACCCGCATCGAGGACACCGACCTCGTCCGGCTGGCCGAGGCGATGGGCTGCGACGGCGTCCGGGTGGAGTCGAGGGCGCAGCTCGACCGCGCTCTCGAGGGCGCCGCCGGGCTGACCCGCCCGCTGGTCGTCGAGGCCCGCATCGACCCGGCCCAGTACGCGTCGCAGTTCTGA
- the tcuA gene encoding FAD-dependent tricarballylate dehydrogenase TcuA, translated as MGSARPYADVVVVGGGNAGFCAALAAAERGRSVVLLEKGDREHAGGNSYYTAGATRIVHDGLPDLLDIVEPDDRHDATEVPPYSAEEYAADLAKVTGGRNDPDLTRVLVAQSSRVVRWLHGHGLRYRLMYERQAYQRDDGTYLFWGGLHVGNVDGGQGLMGDHARAAAALGVDVRYGHAVHELLVDDGAVTGVGYLTSDGVRGEVAAASVVLAAGGFEADPRLRERHLGRGWANARVRGTSNNTGEVLVEALRIGAGRAGDWSTCHAVAWDAGHPQNESNRELTNRLTRQSYPLGIVVNVDGQRFIDEGEDFRNYTYAKYGSQILEQPGSVAFQLFDAELRPMLRAEEYDMPGISVVVADTVDELARQAGIDEAGLRKTVAEYNAAIDTTARFDPTVKDGRRADVRPPKSNWAAPLVTPPFYAYPVTCGITFTFGGLRADTHGRVLADDGTPIPGLLVAGEMLGGLFSGNYPGGTGLAAGAVFGHRAGSVA; from the coding sequence CTGGGAAGCGCCCGGCCGTACGCCGACGTCGTCGTCGTGGGCGGCGGCAACGCCGGCTTCTGCGCCGCGCTCGCCGCCGCCGAGCGGGGCCGCTCGGTCGTCCTGCTGGAGAAGGGCGACCGCGAGCACGCGGGTGGCAACAGCTACTACACGGCGGGCGCCACCCGCATCGTGCACGACGGCCTGCCCGACCTGCTCGACATCGTCGAGCCCGACGACCGGCACGACGCCACCGAGGTCCCGCCCTACTCCGCCGAGGAGTACGCGGCCGATCTCGCCAAGGTGACGGGCGGGCGCAACGATCCCGACCTCACCCGGGTGCTGGTGGCGCAGAGCAGCCGGGTCGTGCGGTGGCTGCACGGTCACGGGCTGCGCTACCGGCTGATGTACGAGCGCCAGGCGTACCAGCGCGACGACGGCACCTACCTGTTCTGGGGCGGGCTGCACGTCGGCAACGTCGACGGCGGACAGGGCCTGATGGGCGACCACGCCCGCGCGGCCGCCGCCCTCGGCGTCGACGTCCGCTACGGGCACGCCGTGCACGAGCTGCTGGTCGACGACGGCGCCGTCACCGGCGTCGGCTACCTGACCAGTGACGGCGTCCGGGGCGAGGTGGCGGCCGCGTCGGTGGTGCTCGCCGCGGGCGGGTTCGAGGCCGACCCGCGGCTGCGCGAACGCCACCTGGGCCGCGGCTGGGCCAACGCCCGCGTGCGCGGCACGTCGAACAACACCGGCGAGGTGCTGGTCGAGGCGCTGCGGATCGGCGCGGGGCGGGCCGGCGACTGGTCCACCTGCCACGCCGTGGCCTGGGACGCCGGGCACCCGCAGAACGAGAGCAACCGCGAGCTGACCAACCGGTTGACCCGGCAGAGCTACCCGCTCGGCATCGTCGTCAACGTCGACGGCCAGCGCTTCATCGACGAGGGCGAGGACTTCCGCAACTACACCTACGCCAAGTACGGCAGCCAGATCCTCGAGCAGCCCGGCTCGGTGGCCTTCCAGCTCTTCGACGCCGAGCTGCGGCCCATGCTGCGGGCCGAGGAGTACGACATGCCCGGCATCAGCGTCGTCGTCGCCGACACGGTGGACGAGCTCGCGCGGCAGGCCGGCATCGACGAGGCGGGACTGCGCAAGACCGTCGCCGAGTACAACGCCGCCATCGACACCACGGCGCGCTTCGACCCCACCGTCAAGGACGGCCGCCGCGCCGACGTCCGCCCGCCGAAGAGCAACTGGGCCGCGCCGCTGGTCACGCCGCCGTTCTACGCCTACCCGGTGACCTGCGGCATCACCTTCACCTTCGGCGGGCTGCGGGCCGACACCCACGGCCGTGTGCTCGCCGACGACGGCACGCCGATCCCGGGCCTGCTGGTCGCCGGCGAGATGCTCGGCGGCCTGTTCAGCGGCAACTATCCGGGCGGCACCGGCCTGGCCGCGGGCGCGGTCTTCGGCCACCGCGCCGGCAGCGTCGCCTGA